In a genomic window of Diorhabda carinulata isolate Delta chromosome 8, icDioCari1.1, whole genome shotgun sequence:
- the LOC130897222 gene encoding DNA topoisomerase 2 isoform X2, translated as MADIKSMFSKMAASSSSNGDADNKTEDEENSPSDAPPQKSTKKKEIIEQTYQKKTQLEHILLRPDTYIGSVEKSVETMWIYDTESEKMVQKEIEFVPGLYKIFDEILVNAADNKQRDKSMDCIKIEIKPEENIISVWNNGKGIPVVMHKEEKMFVPTMIFGQLLTSSNYNDNEEKVTGGRNGYGAKLCNIFSTKFTVETFSKEYKKQFKQTWSSNMTKASEPKIKEASGEDYTKITFMPDLSKFKMEKLDQDIVALMSRRAYDVAASARGVKVFLNNKRLPVKNFKDYIDLYIKGKDDSDEKPKVIHEIVNERWEVALTISDRGFQQVSFVNSIATTKGGRHVDYVTDMIVKQLIEVLKKKNKGGINIRPFQVKNHMWLFMNCLIINPTFDSQTKENMTLQMKSFGSKCNLSEKFINQVTKSGIVETVLSWAKLKAQNELAKTSGKKQSRLKGIAKLEDANEAGTKNALKCTLILTEGDSAKSTVMSGLAVVGRDYYGVFPLRGKLLNTREATHKQILENQEINNIIKIMGLQYKKKYNSPDDMKTLRYGKIMIMTDQDQDGSHIKGLLINFIHHNWPELLKQNFIEQFITPIVKARKKNEVLSFYSLPEFEEWRSNTPNSNTYSVKYYKGLGTSDAKEGREYFTNIDRHRIRFKYSGQQDDDHIVLAFSKKQIENRKEWLTNFMVESRRRKEIGLPEKYLYAKDTRFVTFTDFINMELVLFSNGDNIRSIPCLVDGLKPGQRKILYVALKRNDKKEVKVSQLVGSVMEKAAYHHGDTSLAMTIVNMAQNFVGSNNINLLEPRGQFGTRLAGGKDSASPRYIFTKLSPLTRLIFHPHDDALLKHEYDDNMKIEPQWYIPILPMVLVNGADGIGTGWMTKILNYNPRDIVANVRRMLDGEEPKELLPWYKNFTGTIEYCGDSRYVINGEISLLERDQIEITELPVGTWTQNYRENVLEPMLHGSEKIKAVLSDYKDYTTDTTIKYVITLQNGQMEIMEKEGLHKTFKLQSLLHTTSMCAFDEYGCLKRYDSVMTILKEFYVLRLKFYEMRKDWLTGMLGAEAAKLSAQARFIMEKCNGELVVENKKRKTIVDELIKRGYPADPVQEWKQKNVDEEDEEKQEDTLENEEDENEDPSKKKKTPANHPDIKKFDYLLGMSMWMLTEERKNELLNQKDNKLTELNILKKKSPSDLWREDLDAFIENLDKIEKKERDEHLKELHQMQMKKEAGRKKVKLCETMPSPMGERIAPTISEDLKKKIQMAVKTKANKMNKGIKKENIAEEEEDEFDSMVKSKKTLKDKLGTPDEIEKKVKKKKEGGDGLKQSKLNFPNINGTPKKKGRKKKVGSEDEDELEFSGSGSDVEFLSSPSPTVKERFMNRRAATKVTKYAISDDEDEKLSDKEEELFDNDAVIQPDDYKETLVSSDDETKPTPRHETSEDMFDNLVGRKKDNEEEQSETNKRKKSDESDSDVTAKKSKSNWDNSSEEDIFEPVKEKPKSKSKAAKPKEDKPKKPRQKKKKTSDDEDSAPVKKVKAKKKKDFSDGSDKDNDDDFVINDDTPIKKTKTKKKNSPSDDDDDFKLSDAIPKKGRGRKKIAASSDDDFGLSKSDNEDNKAQTTEVIRPARAGRNVAKSKYTFDDSDESI; from the exons ATGGCTGACATAAAG AGTATGTTCTCCAAAATGGCTGCTTCATCTAGCAGCAATGGAGATGCAGATAACAAAACTGAGGATGAGGAAAATTCCCCTAGTGATGCTCCACCTCAAAAATCAACCAAGAAAAAGGAGATTATTGAGCAAACTTATCAGAAAAAAACTCAATTGGAGCATATTCTTTTACGTCCTGATACTTACATTGGGTCTGTTGAAAAAAGTGTAGAAACCATGTGGATATATGACACTGAGAGTGAAAAGATGGTTCAAAAAGAAATTGAGTTTGTACCAG GtctgtataaaatatttgatgaaatattgGTAAATGCTGCTGATAACAAACAACGTGACAAATCAATGGACtgtattaaaattgaaataaaacctGAAGAAAACATAATATCTGTATGGAACAATGGTAAAGGTATACCTGTAGTAATGcacaaagaagaaaaaatgtttgtaccAACTATGATCTTTGGTCAACTTTTAACATCATCAAATTATAACgataatgaagaaaaagtaacag GTGGTAGGAATGGTTATGGTGCTAAACTCTGCAACATCTTTAGTACTAAATTCACAGTTGAGACTTTCTccaaagaatataaaaaacagtTCAAGCAAACTTGGAGTAGTAATATGACAAAAGCATCTGAACCTAAAATAAAAGAAGCGTCAGGGGAAGATTATACTAAAATCACTTTTATGCCagatttatctaaatttaaaatggaaaaactggACCAGGATATAGTTGCACTAATGTCTAGAAGAGCTTATGATGTAGCTGCATCAGCTAGAGGCGTCAAA GTATTTTTAAACAACAAACGACTTCCTGTTAAAAACTTCAAAGATTATATAGACTTGTATATAAAAGGAAAAGATGATAGTGATGAGAAGCCAAAAGTTATTCATGAAATAGTAAACGAAAGATGGGAAGTTGCTCTTACTATTTCTGATAGAGGGTTTCAACAAGTGTCATTCGTTAATAGTATAGCCACTACAAAAGGGGGTAGACATGTTGATTATGTCACAGATATGATTGTTAAACAATTGATAGAggttttgaaaaagaaaaataaag gaGGTATTAATATCAGGCCCTTTCAAGTGAAAAACCATATGTGGCTATTCATGAATTGTTTAATTATAAATCCTACTTTCGATTcacaaacaaaagaaaacatGACATTGCAAATGAAGAGCTTTGGATCGAAATGCAATTTGTCTGAAAAGTTTATTAATCAAGTTACCAAAAGCGGTATAGTGGAAACTGTATTGTCGTGGGCTAAATTAAAAGCACAAAATGAATTGGCTAAGACTAGTGGCAAGAAACAAAGTCGATTAAAAG GCATAGCGAAGTTAGAAGATGCAAACGAAGCAGGTACTAAAAACGCATTGAAATGCACTCTAATATTGACTGAGGGAGACTCAGCTAAGAGTACTGTAATGTCTGGTTTAGCTGTGGTAGGTAGAGACTATTACGGTGTTTTTCCACTAAGAGGTAAATTGCTAAATACTAGGGAAGCAACACACAAACAGATTTTGGAAAATCAAGAAATCAACAACATCATCAAAATAATGGGTCTACAgtacaagaaaaaatataactCTCCGGATGATATGAAAACTTTGag GTacggaaaaataatgataatgacTGATCAGGATCAGGATGGTTCTCATATAAAAGGTTTacttattaattttatacatCACAATTGGCCAGAATTGCTCAAACAGAATTTTATCGAACAGTTCATCACACCTATCGTTAAAGCTCGTAAGAAGAATGAAGTATTGTCCTTCTATTCATTGCCGGAATTCGAAGAATGGAGATCTAACACGCCCAATAGTAATACGTATTCTGTCAAATATTACAAAG gTTTGGGTACTTCCGATGCGAAGGAAGGTCGAGAATATTTTACTAATATCGATAGACACAGGATAAGATTTAAGTATAGCGGCCAACAAGATGACGATCATATAGTTTTAGCATTTAGCaagaaacaaatagaaaacaGGAAGGAATGGTTGACGAATTTTATGGTAGAGagtagaagaagaaaagaaatagGACTTCCTGAAAAATATCTTTATGCTAAAGATACAAGATTTGTGACATTCACAGATTTTATCAATATGGAACTTGTACTGTTTTCTAATGGAGATAATATTAGGTCTATACCTTGTTTGGTAGATGGATTGAAACCTGGTCAAAGGAAG attctttACGTCGCTTTAAAACGTAATGACAAGAAGGAAGTGAAAGTAAGTCAGTTGGTGGGTTCTGTTATGGAAAAAGCAGCTTATCACCATGGTGATACTTCACTAGCGATGACCATAGTCAATATGGCTCAAAATTTTGTTGGCAGCAATAACATCAATTTATTGGAACCCAGAGGACAGTTTGGTACCAGATTAGCAGGTGGTAAAGATTCAGCTAGTCCTAGGTatatttttaccaaattgtCGCCTTTGACCAGATTAATTTTCCATCCTCATGATGATGCATTGTTGAAGCATGAGTATGATGACAATATGAAGATTGAACCACAATGGTATATTCCTATTTTGCCTATGGTACTTGTTAATGGAGCTGATG GAATTGGTACTGGATGGATGACGAAAATTCTTAACTATAATCCAAGAGATATTGTTGCAAATGTGAGACGCATGCTAGATGGAGAAGAACCAAAAGAATTACTACCATGGTACAAAAATTTCACAGGTACTATAGAATATTGTGGAGATTCCAGGTATGTAATTAATGGAGAAATATCTTTATTGGAAAGGGACCAAATCGAAATAACAGAGTTACCTGTAGGTACATGGACACAGAATTATAGAGAAAATGTGTTGGAGCCCATGTTGCATG gtTCTGAAAAAATAAAGGCCGTCCTCTCAGATTATAAAGATTATACAACAGACACCACAATAAAATACGTCATTACCCTTCAAAATGGCCAAATGGAGATTATGGAAAAGGAAGGACttcataaaacatttaaattacAATCACTTCTTCATACTACGTCTATGTGCGCTTTTGACGAATATGGATGCCTCAAAAG GTATGATTCTGTTATGACCATCCTTAAAGAATTTTACGTCCTTCGTCTCAAGTTTTATGAAATGAGAAAAGATTGGCTTACGGGGATGCTTGGGGCTGAAGCAGCAAAACTTTCTGCACAAGCTAGgtttattatggaaaaatgtAATGGAGAATTGGTTGTTGAAAATAAGAAACGAAAAACCATTGTAGATGAATTGATCAAAAGAGGATACCCCGCTGATCCTGTGCAAGAATGGAAACAGAAG aATGTTGATGAAGAGGATGAAGAAAAACAAGAAGATACTTTAGAAAACGAAGAAGACGAAAACGAGGATCCttccaaaaaaaagaaaacccCAGCAAATCATccagatattaaaaaattcgattatCTGTTAG GTATGTCAATGTGGATGTTAAccgaagaaagaaaaaatgagttattaaatcaaaaagataataaattaacagaattgaatattttgaagaagaaGTCTCCTTCTGATTTATGGAGAGAAGATCTAGAcgcttttattgaaaatttagataaaatcgAGAAGAAAGAGAGAGATGAACATTTGAAGGAACTACATCAGATGCAAATGAAGAAAGAAGCG ggCAGAAAAAAAGTGAAACTATGTGAAACAATGCCTTCACCAATGGGAGAAAGAATTGCACCAACAATTAGTgaagatttaaaaaagaaaattcaaatggCTGTAAAAACTAAAGCCAATAAAATGAATAAGGGcattaagaaagaaaatattgctGAAGAG gaaGAAGATGAATTCGATTCAATGGTGAAAAGCAAAAAAACTCTTAAAGACAAATTGGGTACTCCAGACGAAATTGAGAAgaaagtgaagaagaagaaagaaggaGGGGATGGATTGAAACAATCTAAACTCAATTTTCCTAATA ttaatggTACACCAAAGAAGAAGGGGCGTAAAAAGAAAGTGGGATCAGAGGATGAAGATGAACTGGAGTTCTCAGGGTCAGGCTCAGATGTTGAATTTCTTTCATCGCCTAGTCCAACTGTAAAAGAAAGATTTATGAACAGACGAGCTGCTACAAAAGTTACTAAATACGCTATTTCTGATGATGAGGATGAGAAATTATCGGATAAAGAGGAAGAGTTGTTTGATAATGACGCTGTCATACAACCTGACGATTATAAAGAG aCTCTAGTAAGTTCCGATGATGAAACCAAACCTACCCCAAGACACGAAACGTCGGAAGATATGTTTGATAATTTAGTAGGTAGAAAAAAAGACAATGAAGAAGAACAATCAGAAACTAACAAACGAAAGAAATCTGATGAATCAGATTCGGATGTCACGGCGAAAAAATCAAAGTCTAACTGGGACAATTCTAGCGAAGAAGATATTTTTGAACCAGTGAAAGAAAAACCCAAATCGAAGTCTAAAGCTGCTAAACCCAAGGAAGATAAACCTAAAAAACCTagacagaaaaagaagaagactagTGATGACGAGGATTCCGCTCCTGTCAAAAAGGTCAAAGCTAAGAAGAAGAAAGATTTTTCAGATGGAAGTGACAAAG ataatgatgatgattttGTTATTAACGATGATAcgccaataaagaaaacaaaaacaaagaaaaagaattcGCCTTCCGATGACGACGATGATTTTAAATTGAGTGACGCAATTCCAAAAAAAGGTAGAGGTAGAAAAAAGATAGCAGCATCATCCGATGATGATTTTGGTCTTAGTAAAAGTGACAATGAAGATAATAAAGCTCAAACCACCGAAGTTATAAGGCCAGCAAGGGCAGGAAGGAATGTTGCAAAGTCTAAATATACATTTGATGATTCTGATGAATCTATTTAG
- the LOC130897222 gene encoding DNA topoisomerase 2 isoform X1: MADIKSMFSKMAASSSSNGDADNKTEDEENSPSDAPPQKSTKKKEIIEQTYQKKTQLEHILLRPDTYIGSVEKSVETMWIYDTESEKMVQKEIEFVPGLYKIFDEILVNAADNKQRDKSMDCIKIEIKPEENIISVWNNGKGIPVVMHKEEKMFVPTMIFGQLLTSSNYNDNEEKVTGGRNGYGAKLCNIFSTKFTVETFSKEYKKQFKQTWSSNMTKASEPKIKEASGEDYTKITFMPDLSKFKMEKLDQDIVALMSRRAYDVAASARGVKVFLNNKRLPVKNFKDYIDLYIKGKDDSDEKPKVIHEIVNERWEVALTISDRGFQQVSFVNSIATTKGGRHVDYVTDMIVKQLIEVLKKKNKGGINIRPFQVKNHMWLFMNCLIINPTFDSQTKENMTLQMKSFGSKCNLSEKFINQVTKSGIVETVLSWAKLKAQNELAKTSGKKQSRLKGIAKLEDANEAGTKNALKCTLILTEGDSAKSTVMSGLAVVGRDYYGVFPLRGKLLNTREATHKQILENQEINNIIKIMGLQYKKKYNSPDDMKTLRYGKIMIMTDQDQDGSHIKGLLINFIHHNWPELLKQNFIEQFITPIVKARKKNEVLSFYSLPEFEEWRSNTPNSNTYSVKYYKGLGTSDAKEGREYFTNIDRHRIRFKYSGQQDDDHIVLAFSKKQIENRKEWLTNFMVESRRRKEIGLPEKYLYAKDTRFVTFTDFINMELVLFSNGDNIRSIPCLVDGLKPGQRKILYVALKRNDKKEVKVSQLVGSVMEKAAYHHGDTSLAMTIVNMAQNFVGSNNINLLEPRGQFGTRLAGGKDSASPRYIFTKLSPLTRLIFHPHDDALLKHEYDDNMKIEPQWYIPILPMVLVNGADGIGTGWMTKILNYNPRDIVANVRRMLDGEEPKELLPWYKNFTGTIEYCGDSRYVINGEISLLERDQIEITELPVGTWTQNYRENVLEPMLHGSEKIKAVLSDYKDYTTDTTIKYVITLQNGQMEIMEKEGLHKTFKLQSLLHTTSMCAFDEYGCLKRYDSVMTILKEFYVLRLKFYEMRKDWLTGMLGAEAAKLSAQARFIMEKCNGELVVENKKRKTIVDELIKRGYPADPVQEWKQKNVDEEDEEKQEDTLENEEDENEDPSKKKKTPANHPDIKKFDYLLGMSMWMLTEERKNELLNQKDNKLTELNILKKKSPSDLWREDLDAFIENLDKIEKKERDEHLKELHQMQMKKEAEKPTKGRKKVKLCETMPSPMGERIAPTISEDLKKKIQMAVKTKANKMNKGIKKENIAEEEEDEFDSMVKSKKTLKDKLGTPDEIEKKVKKKKEGGDGLKQSKLNFPNINGTPKKKGRKKKVGSEDEDELEFSGSGSDVEFLSSPSPTVKERFMNRRAATKVTKYAISDDEDEKLSDKEEELFDNDAVIQPDDYKETLVSSDDETKPTPRHETSEDMFDNLVGRKKDNEEEQSETNKRKKSDESDSDVTAKKSKSNWDNSSEEDIFEPVKEKPKSKSKAAKPKEDKPKKPRQKKKKTSDDEDSAPVKKVKAKKKKDFSDGSDKDNDDDFVINDDTPIKKTKTKKKNSPSDDDDDFKLSDAIPKKGRGRKKIAASSDDDFGLSKSDNEDNKAQTTEVIRPARAGRNVAKSKYTFDDSDESI, from the exons ATGGCTGACATAAAG AGTATGTTCTCCAAAATGGCTGCTTCATCTAGCAGCAATGGAGATGCAGATAACAAAACTGAGGATGAGGAAAATTCCCCTAGTGATGCTCCACCTCAAAAATCAACCAAGAAAAAGGAGATTATTGAGCAAACTTATCAGAAAAAAACTCAATTGGAGCATATTCTTTTACGTCCTGATACTTACATTGGGTCTGTTGAAAAAAGTGTAGAAACCATGTGGATATATGACACTGAGAGTGAAAAGATGGTTCAAAAAGAAATTGAGTTTGTACCAG GtctgtataaaatatttgatgaaatattgGTAAATGCTGCTGATAACAAACAACGTGACAAATCAATGGACtgtattaaaattgaaataaaacctGAAGAAAACATAATATCTGTATGGAACAATGGTAAAGGTATACCTGTAGTAATGcacaaagaagaaaaaatgtttgtaccAACTATGATCTTTGGTCAACTTTTAACATCATCAAATTATAACgataatgaagaaaaagtaacag GTGGTAGGAATGGTTATGGTGCTAAACTCTGCAACATCTTTAGTACTAAATTCACAGTTGAGACTTTCTccaaagaatataaaaaacagtTCAAGCAAACTTGGAGTAGTAATATGACAAAAGCATCTGAACCTAAAATAAAAGAAGCGTCAGGGGAAGATTATACTAAAATCACTTTTATGCCagatttatctaaatttaaaatggaaaaactggACCAGGATATAGTTGCACTAATGTCTAGAAGAGCTTATGATGTAGCTGCATCAGCTAGAGGCGTCAAA GTATTTTTAAACAACAAACGACTTCCTGTTAAAAACTTCAAAGATTATATAGACTTGTATATAAAAGGAAAAGATGATAGTGATGAGAAGCCAAAAGTTATTCATGAAATAGTAAACGAAAGATGGGAAGTTGCTCTTACTATTTCTGATAGAGGGTTTCAACAAGTGTCATTCGTTAATAGTATAGCCACTACAAAAGGGGGTAGACATGTTGATTATGTCACAGATATGATTGTTAAACAATTGATAGAggttttgaaaaagaaaaataaag gaGGTATTAATATCAGGCCCTTTCAAGTGAAAAACCATATGTGGCTATTCATGAATTGTTTAATTATAAATCCTACTTTCGATTcacaaacaaaagaaaacatGACATTGCAAATGAAGAGCTTTGGATCGAAATGCAATTTGTCTGAAAAGTTTATTAATCAAGTTACCAAAAGCGGTATAGTGGAAACTGTATTGTCGTGGGCTAAATTAAAAGCACAAAATGAATTGGCTAAGACTAGTGGCAAGAAACAAAGTCGATTAAAAG GCATAGCGAAGTTAGAAGATGCAAACGAAGCAGGTACTAAAAACGCATTGAAATGCACTCTAATATTGACTGAGGGAGACTCAGCTAAGAGTACTGTAATGTCTGGTTTAGCTGTGGTAGGTAGAGACTATTACGGTGTTTTTCCACTAAGAGGTAAATTGCTAAATACTAGGGAAGCAACACACAAACAGATTTTGGAAAATCAAGAAATCAACAACATCATCAAAATAATGGGTCTACAgtacaagaaaaaatataactCTCCGGATGATATGAAAACTTTGag GTacggaaaaataatgataatgacTGATCAGGATCAGGATGGTTCTCATATAAAAGGTTTacttattaattttatacatCACAATTGGCCAGAATTGCTCAAACAGAATTTTATCGAACAGTTCATCACACCTATCGTTAAAGCTCGTAAGAAGAATGAAGTATTGTCCTTCTATTCATTGCCGGAATTCGAAGAATGGAGATCTAACACGCCCAATAGTAATACGTATTCTGTCAAATATTACAAAG gTTTGGGTACTTCCGATGCGAAGGAAGGTCGAGAATATTTTACTAATATCGATAGACACAGGATAAGATTTAAGTATAGCGGCCAACAAGATGACGATCATATAGTTTTAGCATTTAGCaagaaacaaatagaaaacaGGAAGGAATGGTTGACGAATTTTATGGTAGAGagtagaagaagaaaagaaatagGACTTCCTGAAAAATATCTTTATGCTAAAGATACAAGATTTGTGACATTCACAGATTTTATCAATATGGAACTTGTACTGTTTTCTAATGGAGATAATATTAGGTCTATACCTTGTTTGGTAGATGGATTGAAACCTGGTCAAAGGAAG attctttACGTCGCTTTAAAACGTAATGACAAGAAGGAAGTGAAAGTAAGTCAGTTGGTGGGTTCTGTTATGGAAAAAGCAGCTTATCACCATGGTGATACTTCACTAGCGATGACCATAGTCAATATGGCTCAAAATTTTGTTGGCAGCAATAACATCAATTTATTGGAACCCAGAGGACAGTTTGGTACCAGATTAGCAGGTGGTAAAGATTCAGCTAGTCCTAGGTatatttttaccaaattgtCGCCTTTGACCAGATTAATTTTCCATCCTCATGATGATGCATTGTTGAAGCATGAGTATGATGACAATATGAAGATTGAACCACAATGGTATATTCCTATTTTGCCTATGGTACTTGTTAATGGAGCTGATG GAATTGGTACTGGATGGATGACGAAAATTCTTAACTATAATCCAAGAGATATTGTTGCAAATGTGAGACGCATGCTAGATGGAGAAGAACCAAAAGAATTACTACCATGGTACAAAAATTTCACAGGTACTATAGAATATTGTGGAGATTCCAGGTATGTAATTAATGGAGAAATATCTTTATTGGAAAGGGACCAAATCGAAATAACAGAGTTACCTGTAGGTACATGGACACAGAATTATAGAGAAAATGTGTTGGAGCCCATGTTGCATG gtTCTGAAAAAATAAAGGCCGTCCTCTCAGATTATAAAGATTATACAACAGACACCACAATAAAATACGTCATTACCCTTCAAAATGGCCAAATGGAGATTATGGAAAAGGAAGGACttcataaaacatttaaattacAATCACTTCTTCATACTACGTCTATGTGCGCTTTTGACGAATATGGATGCCTCAAAAG GTATGATTCTGTTATGACCATCCTTAAAGAATTTTACGTCCTTCGTCTCAAGTTTTATGAAATGAGAAAAGATTGGCTTACGGGGATGCTTGGGGCTGAAGCAGCAAAACTTTCTGCACAAGCTAGgtttattatggaaaaatgtAATGGAGAATTGGTTGTTGAAAATAAGAAACGAAAAACCATTGTAGATGAATTGATCAAAAGAGGATACCCCGCTGATCCTGTGCAAGAATGGAAACAGAAG aATGTTGATGAAGAGGATGAAGAAAAACAAGAAGATACTTTAGAAAACGAAGAAGACGAAAACGAGGATCCttccaaaaaaaagaaaacccCAGCAAATCATccagatattaaaaaattcgattatCTGTTAG GTATGTCAATGTGGATGTTAAccgaagaaagaaaaaatgagttattaaatcaaaaagataataaattaacagaattgaatattttgaagaagaaGTCTCCTTCTGATTTATGGAGAGAAGATCTAGAcgcttttattgaaaatttagataaaatcgAGAAGAAAGAGAGAGATGAACATTTGAAGGAACTACATCAGATGCAAATGAAGAAAGAAGCG GAAAAACCAACTAAG ggCAGAAAAAAAGTGAAACTATGTGAAACAATGCCTTCACCAATGGGAGAAAGAATTGCACCAACAATTAGTgaagatttaaaaaagaaaattcaaatggCTGTAAAAACTAAAGCCAATAAAATGAATAAGGGcattaagaaagaaaatattgctGAAGAG gaaGAAGATGAATTCGATTCAATGGTGAAAAGCAAAAAAACTCTTAAAGACAAATTGGGTACTCCAGACGAAATTGAGAAgaaagtgaagaagaagaaagaaggaGGGGATGGATTGAAACAATCTAAACTCAATTTTCCTAATA ttaatggTACACCAAAGAAGAAGGGGCGTAAAAAGAAAGTGGGATCAGAGGATGAAGATGAACTGGAGTTCTCAGGGTCAGGCTCAGATGTTGAATTTCTTTCATCGCCTAGTCCAACTGTAAAAGAAAGATTTATGAACAGACGAGCTGCTACAAAAGTTACTAAATACGCTATTTCTGATGATGAGGATGAGAAATTATCGGATAAAGAGGAAGAGTTGTTTGATAATGACGCTGTCATACAACCTGACGATTATAAAGAG aCTCTAGTAAGTTCCGATGATGAAACCAAACCTACCCCAAGACACGAAACGTCGGAAGATATGTTTGATAATTTAGTAGGTAGAAAAAAAGACAATGAAGAAGAACAATCAGAAACTAACAAACGAAAGAAATCTGATGAATCAGATTCGGATGTCACGGCGAAAAAATCAAAGTCTAACTGGGACAATTCTAGCGAAGAAGATATTTTTGAACCAGTGAAAGAAAAACCCAAATCGAAGTCTAAAGCTGCTAAACCCAAGGAAGATAAACCTAAAAAACCTagacagaaaaagaagaagactagTGATGACGAGGATTCCGCTCCTGTCAAAAAGGTCAAAGCTAAGAAGAAGAAAGATTTTTCAGATGGAAGTGACAAAG ataatgatgatgattttGTTATTAACGATGATAcgccaataaagaaaacaaaaacaaagaaaaagaattcGCCTTCCGATGACGACGATGATTTTAAATTGAGTGACGCAATTCCAAAAAAAGGTAGAGGTAGAAAAAAGATAGCAGCATCATCCGATGATGATTTTGGTCTTAGTAAAAGTGACAATGAAGATAATAAAGCTCAAACCACCGAAGTTATAAGGCCAGCAAGGGCAGGAAGGAATGTTGCAAAGTCTAAATATACATTTGATGATTCTGATGAATCTATTTAG